From the Streptomyces syringium genome, one window contains:
- a CDS encoding alpha-amylase: MAPTAMPTSPRRALSAALALVAGALLCAPPARASAPGDPAEGPATAVLFEWTYDSVAKECADTLGPAGYGYVQVSPPQEHIQGPQWWTSYQPVGYRIAGRLGDRASFARMVGACHTAGVKVVVDAVINHMAAGSGTGTGGSSYTKYDYPGTYQRQDMDDCTAVITDYRDRGNVQRCELVGLADLDTGEEYVRERIARYLDDLLSLGVDGFRVDAAKHIAVEDLTAIKAKLSKPGVYWKQETIFGAGEAVQPDEYLGNGDVQEFRYARDLKRVFQHERLAYLKNYGEGWGYLPTGKASVFVDNHDTERGGDTLSYKDGADYTLANVFMLAWPYGSPDIHSGYEFTDRDAGPPNGGKVTACWQDGWKCQHKWPEIKSMVGFRNAVRGTAVTNWWDNGSQAIAFGRGNKGYVAINHETSPLSRTFQTSLPGGEYCDVQSGRRVAVGADGRFAATIAPNTALALRAGGTCP; this comes from the coding sequence ATGGCCCCCACCGCCATGCCCACATCCCCACGCAGGGCCCTGTCCGCAGCCCTCGCCCTCGTCGCCGGCGCCCTGCTCTGCGCCCCTCCGGCCCGGGCGAGCGCACCCGGCGACCCGGCCGAAGGACCCGCGACGGCCGTCCTCTTCGAGTGGACCTACGACTCGGTCGCCAAGGAGTGCGCGGACACCCTCGGCCCCGCCGGCTACGGCTACGTCCAGGTCTCACCGCCCCAGGAGCACATCCAAGGTCCCCAGTGGTGGACCTCCTACCAGCCCGTCGGCTACCGGATCGCCGGCCGCCTCGGCGACCGCGCGTCCTTCGCCCGCATGGTCGGCGCCTGCCACACGGCCGGCGTCAAGGTCGTCGTCGACGCCGTCATCAACCACATGGCCGCCGGCTCCGGCACCGGCACCGGCGGCTCGTCGTATACGAAGTACGACTACCCCGGCACCTACCAGCGCCAGGACATGGACGACTGCACCGCGGTCATCACGGACTACCGCGACCGCGGCAACGTCCAGCGCTGCGAACTGGTCGGCCTCGCGGACCTCGACACCGGCGAGGAGTACGTCCGCGAGCGCATCGCCCGCTACCTCGACGACCTGCTGTCCCTCGGCGTCGACGGCTTCCGGGTCGACGCCGCCAAGCACATCGCCGTGGAGGATCTCACCGCGATCAAGGCCAAGTTGAGCAAGCCCGGCGTGTACTGGAAGCAGGAGACCATCTTCGGCGCGGGCGAGGCCGTTCAGCCCGATGAATACCTGGGCAACGGCGACGTCCAGGAATTCCGCTACGCCCGCGACCTCAAACGCGTCTTCCAGCACGAGCGGCTCGCCTACCTCAAGAACTACGGCGAGGGCTGGGGCTACCTCCCCACCGGCAAGGCCTCCGTCTTCGTCGACAACCACGACACCGAGCGCGGCGGCGACACCCTCAGCTACAAGGACGGCGCCGACTACACCCTCGCCAACGTCTTCATGCTCGCCTGGCCCTACGGCTCACCGGACATCCACTCCGGCTACGAATTCACCGACCGCGACGCGGGCCCGCCGAACGGGGGCAAGGTCACCGCGTGCTGGCAGGACGGCTGGAAGTGCCAGCACAAGTGGCCGGAGATCAAGAGCATGGTGGGCTTCCGCAACGCGGTACGCGGCACGGCGGTGACGAACTGGTGGGACAACGGGTCCCAGGCCATCGCCTTCGGCCGCGGAAACAAGGGCTACGTCGCCATCAACCACGAAACGTCCCCGCTGAGCCGCACCTTCCAGACGTCGCTGCCGGGGGGTGAGTACTGCGATGTGCAGAGCGGGCGCCGCGTGGCGGTGGGAGCGGATGGCCGCTTCGCGGCCACGATCGCGCCGAACACGGCGCTGGCACTGCGCGCCGGCGGAACTTGCCCCTGA
- a CDS encoding extracellular solute-binding protein, whose protein sequence is MRRGISVAALVGVLALTATACGGDSDGGAGDGSKAASDPSSVSGTITWWDTSDATNEAPTFKKLVADFEKKYPKIKVNYVNVPFDQAQQKFKTAASSNQGAPDVLRSDVGWTAGFAQLGYLKDLTGTPALDKTDDFLEGPLKNAAYQGKTYGVPQVTDTLGLLYNKELFRKAGIDKPPTNWKEVKEAAEKIKDKTGTAGIGLNPDSYYSLPFLYGENSDMVDVEKKKITISDAASRKGIETAVDLVKSGAAPKPAGTDGYNNLKTDFKNGKLAMLIDGPWATKEIFGGEAYKAKDNLGIAAVPAGSTGTAGAPVGGHNLVVYAGTKNFDASYLFAKFMTEAAQQETASTTIGVLPTRKSAYTKAVLSDPVRDAYYRALDKAHPRPAIPQGGDLFTDWLQHYTKILTLKEDPKAGLDATAKAWKSALLKDYAIQE, encoded by the coding sequence ATGCGAAGAGGCATATCGGTCGCCGCCCTCGTCGGCGTGCTGGCCCTCACCGCGACCGCGTGCGGCGGTGACAGCGACGGTGGCGCCGGTGACGGCTCCAAGGCGGCGAGCGATCCGAGCAGCGTGAGCGGCACCATCACCTGGTGGGACACCTCGGACGCCACCAATGAGGCACCGACGTTCAAGAAGCTGGTCGCGGACTTCGAGAAGAAGTACCCGAAGATCAAGGTCAATTACGTCAACGTGCCCTTCGACCAGGCACAGCAGAAGTTCAAGACGGCCGCCTCCTCCAACCAGGGCGCCCCCGATGTGCTCCGCTCCGACGTGGGCTGGACCGCGGGCTTCGCCCAGCTCGGCTACCTCAAGGACCTGACGGGCACGCCCGCCCTCGACAAGACCGACGACTTCCTCGAAGGGCCGCTGAAGAACGCCGCGTACCAGGGCAAGACGTACGGCGTCCCGCAGGTCACCGACACCCTCGGGCTGCTCTACAACAAGGAGCTCTTCCGGAAGGCCGGCATCGACAAGCCGCCGACGAACTGGAAGGAGGTCAAGGAGGCCGCGGAGAAGATCAAGGACAAGACGGGCACGGCCGGCATCGGCCTCAACCCCGACAGCTACTACTCGCTGCCCTTCCTCTACGGCGAGAACAGCGACATGGTCGACGTCGAGAAGAAGAAGATCACCATCTCCGACGCCGCCTCCCGCAAGGGCATCGAGACCGCCGTCGACCTCGTGAAGTCCGGCGCCGCGCCCAAGCCGGCCGGTACCGACGGGTACAACAACCTCAAGACGGACTTCAAGAACGGCAAGCTGGCCATGCTGATCGACGGTCCCTGGGCGACCAAGGAGATCTTCGGCGGCGAGGCGTACAAGGCGAAGGACAACCTCGGCATCGCGGCCGTCCCCGCCGGTTCCACCGGCACGGCGGGCGCCCCGGTCGGCGGGCACAACCTCGTCGTCTACGCCGGCACGAAGAACTTCGACGCCTCGTACCTCTTCGCCAAGTTCATGACCGAGGCGGCCCAGCAGGAGACGGCGTCGACCACCATCGGTGTGCTGCCGACCCGTAAGTCCGCCTACACCAAGGCCGTGCTGTCGGACCCGGTGCGCGACGCCTACTACCGGGCGCTGGACAAGGCCCACCCGCGGCCCGCGATTCCCCAGGGCGGCGACCTGTTCACCGACTGGCTCCAGCACTACACCAAGATCCTGACCCTCAAGGAGGACCCGAAGGCGGGTCTGGACGCCACGGCCAAGGCCTGGAAGTCCGCGCTCCTGAAGGACTACGCGATCCAGGAGTAG
- a CDS encoding carbohydrate ABC transporter permease, with the protein MTTAVSETGSPPEGQVRRPGLLTRARRSFDTHWYAWAMVLPVVVVLTVLVGYPLGRGIYLSFTDANEANIGRTIGVNHIPSTYQFVGLDNYWKVLSGQEGHFYSRLTWTVVWTASCVFLHYTIGLGLALLLNRKMRFRSLYRVLLILPWAVPAFVATFSWRLIFNEKYGVLNAFLAKLGAGPVDWLGDETLQKLSAVAVNVWLGVPFMMVAILGGLQSIPAELHEAAEMDGATPWQRFRHVTLPGLRPVSGTVILLGVIWTFNMFQVIYLLIGQGASSESEILVTYSYRLAFQGVRDYAGSATYGILILSLLLVFAVFYRRMLSRQESVR; encoded by the coding sequence ATGACCACAGCCGTTTCCGAGACCGGAAGCCCGCCCGAGGGACAGGTGCGCAGGCCCGGCCTGCTCACCCGCGCCAGGCGCTCGTTCGACACCCACTGGTACGCCTGGGCGATGGTGCTGCCGGTGGTCGTGGTCCTGACCGTGCTGGTCGGCTATCCGCTGGGCCGGGGCATCTATCTGTCCTTCACCGACGCCAACGAGGCCAACATCGGCCGGACGATCGGCGTCAACCACATTCCGTCGACGTACCAGTTCGTCGGCCTGGACAACTACTGGAAGGTGCTCTCCGGCCAGGAGGGCCACTTCTACTCCCGGCTCACGTGGACCGTCGTATGGACCGCGTCCTGCGTCTTCCTCCACTACACGATCGGCCTCGGGCTGGCGCTGCTGCTCAACCGCAAGATGCGGTTCCGCTCGCTGTACCGGGTGCTGCTGATCCTGCCGTGGGCGGTGCCCGCGTTCGTCGCCACGTTCTCCTGGCGGCTGATCTTCAACGAGAAGTACGGCGTCCTGAACGCCTTTCTCGCCAAGCTGGGAGCAGGGCCGGTCGACTGGCTCGGTGACGAGACGCTGCAGAAGCTGTCGGCCGTCGCCGTCAACGTGTGGCTGGGCGTGCCGTTCATGATGGTGGCGATCCTGGGCGGTCTCCAGTCGATACCCGCCGAGCTGCACGAGGCCGCGGAGATGGACGGGGCGACGCCCTGGCAGCGGTTCCGCCATGTGACGCTGCCCGGGCTGCGGCCGGTGAGCGGCACGGTGATCCTGCTCGGCGTCATCTGGACGTTCAACATGTTCCAGGTGATCTACCTGCTGATCGGGCAGGGCGCGAGCTCGGAGAGCGAGATCCTCGTGACCTACTCCTACCGGCTCGCCTTCCAGGGCGTACGCGACTACGCGGGCTCGGCGACCTACGGCATCCTCATCCTCTCGCTGCTGCTGGTCTTCGCCGTCTTCTACCGCCGGATGCTTTCCCGACAGGAGTCTGTGCGATGA
- a CDS encoding sugar ABC transporter permease yields MSAMSSGTTGPVKSRVRGERSRGVSVALHTALVVASLVSVFPVLFVVFVSLRGRDGWQEPTKFVGFELSNYTHILKNTEFLTWFGNSVIIALGATVLGVLVAATAGYAVSRMRFPGHRPLMWTFLVVQMFPMAVLIVPLYNILGRLELLDSYTGLILTYCSISVPFCAWMLKGYFDTIPAEIDEAGRVDGLSPFGTFWRLILPLARPGLAVTGFYSFITAWGEVAFATQFMSSEKHYTLAVGLQTFVGQQKAEWGLMTAAAVLITVPAGLVFFLAQKHLVAGLTAGGTKG; encoded by the coding sequence ATGAGCGCGATGAGTTCCGGCACCACCGGACCCGTGAAGTCCCGCGTGCGCGGTGAGCGCTCGCGCGGTGTGTCCGTCGCCCTGCACACGGCGCTGGTCGTCGCGTCCCTGGTCTCGGTCTTCCCCGTCCTGTTCGTCGTCTTCGTCTCCCTGCGCGGGCGCGACGGCTGGCAGGAGCCCACGAAGTTCGTCGGCTTCGAGCTCTCGAACTACACGCACATCCTGAAGAACACCGAGTTCCTGACCTGGTTCGGCAACTCCGTGATCATCGCGCTCGGCGCGACCGTGCTCGGCGTGCTCGTCGCCGCGACCGCGGGCTACGCCGTCTCCCGGATGCGCTTCCCCGGCCACCGGCCGCTGATGTGGACCTTCCTGGTCGTCCAGATGTTCCCGATGGCCGTGCTGATCGTGCCGCTCTACAACATTCTCGGCCGGCTCGAACTGCTCGACTCCTACACCGGCTTGATCCTGACGTACTGCTCGATCTCGGTGCCGTTCTGCGCGTGGATGCTCAAGGGCTACTTCGACACGATTCCGGCCGAGATCGACGAGGCGGGCCGGGTCGACGGACTGAGCCCGTTCGGCACGTTCTGGCGGCTGATCCTGCCGCTCGCCCGGCCGGGCCTGGCCGTCACCGGCTTCTACTCCTTCATCACCGCCTGGGGCGAAGTGGCCTTCGCGACCCAGTTCATGAGCAGCGAGAAGCACTACACCCTGGCGGTGGGCCTGCAGACCTTCGTCGGCCAGCAGAAGGCGGAGTGGGGCCTGATGACGGCCGCCGCGGTGCTCATCACCGTGCCCGCCGGGCTCGTCTTCTTCCTGGCCCAGAAGCACCTGGTCGCCGGACTGACCGCGGGCGGCACCAAGGGCTGA
- a CDS encoding glycoside hydrolase family 13 protein: MTQDLAPSVRDAAVPAARRPEKWWRSAVIYQVYVRSFADSDGDGIGDLRGIRERLPHLASLGVDAVWLTPFYASPQADGGYDVADYRAVDPLFGDLSDADDLVREAHRLGLRVIVDIVPNHTSDRHVWFQAALADRAGGTARERYHFRPGKGAVGELPPNDWESVFGGPAWTRTVGPDGTPGEWYLHLFAPEQPDLNWDNPEVREEFDSVLRFWLDLGVDGFRIDVAHGMVKAPGLPDIGRKEQAKLIGAQVLPFFDQDGVHEIHRSWRRLLDSYEGERIGVAEAWAPTSERLALYVRPDELHQAFNFQFLTCAWGADAMRTVIDESLAATCSVGAPTTWVLSNHDVVRHTTRYGGGERGRSRARAAALLMLALPGSAYVYQGEELGLPEVVELPDEVRQDPAFFRGNGQDGTRDGCRVPLPWSGEEAPYGFGPGGSWLPQPAEWRGLSVEAQSGDPRSTLELYRSALALRHELPGLGDGEMTWLEAPEGVLAFSRPGFVCTLNTGEAEAELPVPGRPVLATAALEFTGGTVRVPSDSCVWWAV; this comes from the coding sequence ATGACCCAGGACCTCGCGCCCTCCGTCCGCGACGCCGCCGTACCCGCCGCCCGCCGGCCGGAAAAGTGGTGGCGCAGCGCCGTCATCTACCAGGTGTACGTGCGCTCGTTCGCCGACAGTGACGGCGACGGCATCGGTGATCTGCGGGGGATCCGCGAGCGGCTGCCGCACCTGGCCTCGCTGGGGGTGGACGCCGTGTGGCTGACGCCGTTCTACGCCTCGCCGCAGGCCGACGGCGGCTACGACGTGGCGGACTACCGGGCCGTGGACCCGCTGTTCGGGGATCTTTCGGACGCCGACGACCTGGTCCGCGAGGCGCACCGGCTGGGGCTGCGCGTCATCGTGGACATCGTTCCCAACCACACCTCCGACCGGCATGTGTGGTTCCAGGCGGCGCTCGCGGACCGGGCCGGGGGGACGGCCCGCGAGCGCTATCACTTCCGGCCGGGCAAGGGCGCGGTCGGCGAGCTGCCGCCCAACGACTGGGAGTCGGTTTTCGGCGGTCCGGCGTGGACCCGGACGGTGGGCCCGGACGGCACCCCGGGCGAGTGGTACCTGCATCTCTTCGCGCCCGAGCAGCCGGATCTGAACTGGGACAATCCGGAGGTCCGCGAGGAGTTCGACTCGGTCCTGCGGTTCTGGCTGGATCTGGGCGTGGACGGTTTCCGGATCGATGTGGCGCACGGCATGGTCAAGGCGCCGGGGCTGCCGGACATCGGCCGCAAGGAGCAGGCGAAGCTGATCGGCGCGCAGGTGCTGCCGTTCTTCGACCAGGACGGGGTGCACGAGATCCACCGCTCCTGGCGGCGGCTGCTGGACTCCTACGAGGGCGAGCGGATCGGAGTGGCCGAGGCCTGGGCGCCGACCTCCGAGCGGCTCGCGCTGTACGTACGCCCGGACGAACTGCACCAGGCGTTCAACTTCCAGTTCCTGACCTGCGCGTGGGGCGCCGACGCGATGCGGACCGTCATCGACGAGTCGCTGGCCGCCACCTGCTCCGTCGGGGCGCCCACGACCTGGGTGCTGTCCAATCACGACGTGGTGCGGCACACCACCCGCTACGGCGGTGGCGAGCGGGGCCGCAGCCGGGCCCGGGCCGCGGCGCTGCTGATGCTGGCGCTGCCCGGCTCCGCCTATGTCTACCAGGGCGAGGAGCTGGGGCTGCCGGAGGTCGTGGAGCTGCCGGACGAGGTCCGTCAGGACCCGGCGTTCTTCCGCGGGAACGGCCAGGACGGCACCCGCGACGGCTGCCGGGTGCCGCTCCCGTGGTCGGGCGAGGAGGCGCCGTACGGCTTCGGGCCGGGCGGCAGCTGGCTGCCGCAGCCCGCCGAGTGGCGGGGGCTGTCGGTCGAGGCGCAGTCGGGCGACCCGCGCTCGACGCTGGAGCTCTACCGCTCGGCGCTGGCGCTCCGCCATGAGCTGCCGGGGCTCGGCGACGGGGAGATGACCTGGCTGGAGGCGCCCGAGGGGGTGCTGGCGTTCTCCCGTCCGGGTTTTGTGTGCACGCTCAACACGGGCGAGGCCGAGGCGGAACTGCCCGTGCCGGGCCGCCCGGTGCTCGCCACCGCCGCCCTCGAGTTCACCGGGGGCACGGTGCGGGTGCCTTCCGACTCATGCGTCTGGTGGGCAGTCTGA
- a CDS encoding LacI family DNA-binding transcriptional regulator, producing the protein MTARLADIATQAGVSEATVSRVLNGKPGVAASTRQSVLAALDVLGYERPVRLRQRSEGLVGLITPELDNPIFPAFAQVIGQALTRQGYTPVLATQTPGGSTEDELTEMLVDRGVAGIIFVSGLHADTSADMQRYERLRGQGVPFVLINGFSSKVRAPFVSPDDRAAVKLAVTHLAALGHRRIGLALGPKRYVPVQRKIEGFLLSMREQLGVAEAEAERLVEHSLFSLEGGQAAAAALIDRGCTAVVCASDMMALGVVRAARQHGLEVPRDVSVVGFDDSPLIAFTDPPLTTIRQPVQSMGQAAVRALLEEIGGTPAPHSEFVFLPELVVRGSTASVPGPRRDSGTTVTKSTQSGEDQTWG; encoded by the coding sequence GTGACCGCCCGGCTAGCCGATATCGCGACCCAGGCGGGTGTCAGCGAAGCAACCGTCAGCCGCGTCCTCAATGGAAAGCCTGGGGTCGCCGCTTCCACCCGCCAGTCCGTGCTGGCCGCGCTCGACGTGCTGGGCTACGAGCGGCCCGTGCGGCTGCGGCAGCGCAGCGAGGGGCTGGTCGGTCTGATCACCCCCGAACTGGACAACCCGATATTCCCCGCTTTCGCCCAGGTCATCGGGCAGGCGCTGACCCGCCAGGGGTACACCCCGGTGCTGGCGACGCAGACCCCGGGCGGTTCGACGGAGGACGAGCTGACGGAGATGCTCGTCGACCGGGGGGTCGCGGGCATCATCTTCGTCTCCGGGCTGCACGCCGACACCTCCGCCGATATGCAGCGCTACGAGCGGCTGCGCGGCCAGGGCGTGCCGTTCGTCCTGATCAACGGCTTCTCCTCGAAGGTGCGGGCGCCGTTCGTCTCCCCCGACGACCGTGCGGCCGTCAAGCTCGCCGTCACCCATTTGGCCGCACTGGGCCACCGGCGCATCGGTCTCGCGCTGGGGCCCAAGCGCTACGTGCCGGTACAGCGGAAGATCGAGGGGTTCCTGCTGAGCATGCGCGAGCAGCTCGGGGTGGCGGAGGCCGAGGCCGAGCGGCTGGTGGAGCATTCGCTGTTCTCCCTGGAGGGCGGCCAGGCGGCCGCCGCGGCCCTCATCGACCGCGGCTGCACGGCCGTGGTGTGCGCGAGCGACATGATGGCGCTGGGCGTGGTGCGGGCGGCCCGGCAGCACGGGCTGGAGGTGCCGCGCGACGTCTCGGTGGTCGGTTTCGACGATTCGCCGCTCATCGCCTTCACGGATCCGCCGCTGACCACGATCCGGCAGCCGGTCCAGTCGATGGGCCAGGCGGCCGTGCGGGCGCTGCTGGAGGAGATCGGCGGCACCCCGGCCCCGCACAGCGAGTTCGTTTTCCTCCCGGAATTGGTGGTTCGGGGTTCAACGGCTTCTGTACCAGGGCCTCGTCGCGATTCCGGGACGACCGTCACGAAGAGTACGCAAAGCGGGGAAGACCAGACTTGGGGATGA